DNA sequence from the Coregonus clupeaformis isolate EN_2021a chromosome 13, ASM2061545v1, whole genome shotgun sequence genome:
CAGCTTGTACTGACTAAGTAAAGCCTATGATGTCTTCACTGGTTCTGTTAAAGTGGTCAATCAATGGTCACTGTCCAGGTTACCCAATCAGTCACTGTTTCCCATCGGTGCCCTCCAAGCCTGCCTCTCCCCGCTACCCTAAACACTGGTCCTGTTGCACAAGAGACTATTGTTCAGGGAAAAGGCCTGTAGAACACATGGTGATGCCAACATGGGCCTCCAAGGTAACCACCTTGCTTGACCTTCTTCTTCTAGAACTACTGCATTAGGAACCGCAATGAGCAAATGAAGACATGAACCTCCCTGCCCCGTCCCGCCATAGCTGTATGTGATAGTGGAAAAGGGAATACAAAATCCAAGACAGTGAATATCAGTGGTCAGGTATTTGACAAATCCTCCCCCTCCCGATCTTTATAACCCGTAGGACCTATGCAAGACCTAACGTGTATCATTTGGAGTCCACTCATTTGGTAGATGGCCGATAATTGATCAGTCAAGTATAGCAGACCACCTAGGTAGAGATAACACAGAACAACATACTGTTTCATTTCCCCAATTGAAGAAGTTAAGTTTCACCCCAGTCCAGCCCCctaaaccccccccccctctatcACTAACTCTCCCCTGGGCCTTGACGTCTTCCCTCTGCTTGCAGGAAGGAGGAAGTGATGAAAGAGGCGGACTCTGAGAAAGAGGCAGCCATGGAGGCGGAGCTGAAGGCTGCCCGAGAGCGGGCCATTGTGCCCCTGGAGAACCGCATGACACAGTTCAGGGACATGCTGCTGAAGAGAGGGGTAAAACACTTCAATCCAACGCAATACTGTAACCAGCTCTGTAATGTTAGACACATTAATCTGAATGGAAGCCCACCAAGGTACACTCTTCAGTTAATTATCCTTGTCTTTGGTGCACTGTTTTATTCCTGTTCCTCTTCCTCTATCTTATGCCCAGTTTATTGACAAGTACATTTCTGCTTATGTTTTGCTTTGGTAATACTTCAAAAAGTAAATTCATAAAAGTTAGTTAAACATGTTATGTACACATCTACAATAGTATTGAATTGTAATGATAGACTAAGAATTTAACATTTCACTATTCTACGTAGGGAAGAAATTatttaatatacactaccgttcaaaagttgggggtcacttagaaatgtctttgtttttcgaaagaaaagcatttattttggtccattaaaataacatcaaattgatccgaaatacagtgtagacattgttaatgttgtaaatggctatggtagctggaaacagctgatttctaatgaaatatctacataggcgtacagaggcccattatcagcaaccatcagtcctgtgttccaatggcacgttgtgtttgcgaatccaggtttatcattttaaaaggctaattgatcattagaaaacccttttgcaattatgttagtacagctgaaaactgttgtgctgattttaaagaagcaataaaactggccttcttgagactagttgaatatctggagcatcagcaattgtgggttcgattacagaatcaaaatggccagaaacaaagaactttcttctgtaACTCGtcggtctattcttgttctgagaaatgaaggctattccatgtgagaaattgccaagaaactgaagatctcgtacaatgctgtgtactactccctgcacagaacagcgcaaactggctctaaccagaatagaaagaggagtgggaggccccggtgcacaactgagcaagaggacaaatacatttagtgtctagtttgagaaacagacgcctcacaggtcctcaactcgtagcttcattaaatagtacccataaaacaccagtctcaacgtcaacagtgaagaggcgactccgggatgctgaccttctaggcagagttgcaaagaaaaagccatatctcagactggccaataaaagatgaagatgggcaaaagaacacagacactggacagaggaagattggaaaaagggttatggacagactaatcgaagtttgaggtgttcggatcacaaagaagaacatttgtgagacgcagaccaaatgaaaagatgctggaggagtgcttgatgccatctgtcaagcatggtggaggcaatgtgatggtctgggggtgctttggtggtggtaaagtgggagatttgtacagggtaaaggggatcttgaagaaggaaggctataactccattttgcaacgctaTGCCATACCCTGTAgacagcgcttgattggagccaatttcctcctacaacaggacaatgacccaaagcacagctccaaactatgcaagaactatttagggaagaagcagtcagctggtattctgtctataatggagtggccagcagtcaccggatctcaaccctattgaccgtatggtacgtaagaagttcccatcaagccaatccaatttgtgggaggtgcttcaagaagcatggggtgaaatctcttcagattacctcaacaaattgacaactagaatgccaaaggtcttgcaaggctgtaattgctgcaaatggaggattctttgacgaaagcaacgtttgaaggacacaattattatttcaattaaaaatcattatttctaaccttgtcaatgactactcatttcatgtatgttttcatggaaaacaaggacatttctaagtgaccccaaacttttgaacggtagtgtgtgtgatatatatatgtgtgttaaTCTATTTATTGTACATAATGGTGACTTTTATATATCTTTTTTTGAAAATGACTCGTGCCGTATGCTCATGCTGTACTGGAGTTTATCAGTGTTCTTTGGTTTGTCCAATACATTCATGGGATCCATATATCTACAGGCCTACACTGCCAATGGCGGTCGTAATGTTCCTTATTTACAAACTGGCATGCAGAGTAGACAATAGCTTGATGTTGTCATCTCCTCTAATCTGGGATCATCTTTCATGTGTTCAGCTTCTGTTTGTATTACATGAACTATGTACCAACTTTTCTATCCTATAAACAGTTGTTCAGCTTCTGTTCAGACCCAAAAGAGGCATATTGCAACTCTGACACATCCAAAGCAGAGATAAAAACTAATTGGATTGTAAAATGTATTAAACTACCCTAGCAAGGGAGTTAttggtgcctgcctgcctgctctctgGAGCCTTTTCCATGGGTACCACCAGCCGTGATTCAAACATTTTTATTGCCTTGCTCTGCTGTAATTTCATTGCTCCTTTGGGTGTCACTAGTTTGAGTAAAACGTGACTCATTCCAACCCTTTTAGATTTGAGGGGGATTGATTGGGTTGACGGGGGATTATTTCCCCTGGAAGGAAACTAATTTGACTGATGACTGAAAGTGTTATGTGAATGTTGTTGAAGCCCACCTTGATTGGCCTGGTCTCACACCCTCCAACCCCGTGCCTACAGGTCTCAGCATTCTCTACCTGGGAGAAAGAGTTGCACAAGATTGTTTTTGATCCGCGATACCTGCTACTTAACCCCAAAGAGAGAAAGCAGGTATTGTACACTTACAAAATGAATTTATGAAAAAAATTTTTTTCCCATATTCAGTCTTATTATGATATGAGCTATGTTTCCCTTTGGGGGAAGATCAGAGCTCTGCGATCAGGTAACATATGTATTTCCCTAGgggttacagtgaggggaaaaagtatttgatcccctgctgattttgtacgtttgcccactgacaaagaaattatcagtctatcattttaatggtaggtttatttgaacagtgagatccagaaaaacgcatgtcaaaaatgttataaattgatttgcattttaatgagggaaataagtatttgacccctctgcaaaacatgacttagtacttggtggcaaaacccttgttggcaatcacagaggtcagacgtttcttgtagttggccaccaggtttgcacacatctcaggagggattttgtcccactcctctttgaagatcttctccaagtcattaaggtttcgaggctgacgtttggcaactcgaaccttcagctccctccacagaatttctatgggattaaggtctggagactggctaggccactccaggaccttaatgtgcttcttcttgagccactcctttgttgccttggccgtgtgttttgggtcattgtcatgctggaatacccatccacgacccgttttcaatgccctggctgagggaaggaggttctcacccaagatttgacggtacatggtcccgtccatcgtccctttgatgcggtgaagttgtcctgtccccttagcagaaaaacaccccttagcataatgtttccacctccatgtttgacggtggggatggtgttcttggggtcataggcagcattcctcctcctccaaacacggcgagttgagttgatggcaaagagctcgattttggtctcatctgaccacaacactttcacccagttctcctctgaatcattcagatgttcattggcaaacttcagacgggcatgtatatgtgctttcttgagcagggggaccttgcgggcgctgcaggatttcagtccttcacggcgtagtgtgttaccaattgttttcttggtgactatggtcccagctgccttgagatcattgacaagatcctcccgtgtagttctgggctgattcctcaccgttctcatgatcattgcaactccacgaggtgagatcttgcatggagcctcaggccaagggagatttgacagttattttgtgtttcttccatttgctaataatagcaccaactgttgtcaccttctcaccaagctgcttggcgatggtcttgtagcccattccagccttgtgtaggtctacaatcttgtccctgacatccttggagagctctttggtcttggccatggtggagagtttgtaatctgattgcttctgtggacaggtgtcttttatacaggtaacaagctgagattcggagcactccctttaagagtgtgctcctaatctcagctcgttacctgtataaaagacacctgggagctagaaatctttctgattgagagggggtcaaatacttattttcctcattaaaatgcaaatcaatttataacataaatgtgtttttcttaatttttttgttgttattctgtctcactgttcaaataaacctaccattaaaattagaatgatcatttctttatcagtgggcaaacttacaaaatcagtaggggatcaaatactttttccctcactgtatctgccaGTCCTGTCTTTTTATTTCTGTCTGCTGGTCCTGTGCAGGTGTTTGACCAGTATGTGAAGACCCGGGCTGAGGAGGAGCGGAAGGAGAAGAAGAACAAGCTGATGCAGTCTAAGGACGAGTTCAGGAAGATGATGGAGGAGGCCAAGCTCACTGCCAGGTCAGACCTCACTACAAACGCCCATTAGTTAATACGTTACCAGTCAGGTGATTAGTTAATACATTGACTTGGTGTACCAGTCAggtgtacatttacattattagTATCTCTCAGGCAGCTAAGAGTTGCTATGTTGTTTGTTTCAGGACAACGTTCAGTGAGTTTGCCTCCAAGCACGCCAAGGACCCACGGTTCAAGACCATAGAGAAGATGAAGGACCGGGAGTCCATCTTTATCGAGTTCATGTCCGCTCTCaagaagaaagagaaggaggactccaagaacagaggagagaaggtGAGCACTGGACTGGAAACCCCCATGGCCCACTGAAAACAGTAGCCTGAGGAAGTGATATGCTGGACAAGTAGCTAGCTGCCTGGATTGTGTGCTTAGTGAAACCTGGAAACACTTGGAATATCTGACTGTGTCTATGTTTataggctcctgagtggcgcagtggtctaaggcactgcattgcagtgctagctgtgccactagagatcctggttcgattccaggctctgtcacagccggccgcgaccgggagactcatgggcggcgcacaattggcccagcgttgtccagggtaggggagggaatggccggcagggatgtagctcagttgatagagcatggcgtttgcaacgccaggtttgtgggttcgattcccacgggggaccagtatgaatttttttttataataaaaatatgtattcactaactgtaagtcgctctggataagagcgtctgctaaatgactaaaatataaaaatgtaaatgtatgttccTATTGTAAACCTGGTCTCTGTCCCAGGTGAAGCAGGACTTCTTTGAGCTGCTTGGTGACCACCACCTGGATGGAGGGCAGCGCTGGAGCAAGGTGAAGGACAAGCTGGAGGGAGACCCCCGCTACAAGGCTGTGGAGAGCTCCAACACCAGAGAGGAACTCTACAAGCAGTATGTGGACAAGCAGGCCAAGGTGGGAGGAACAGGATAGCGCCTCTGAGGCTGCCCTTACTGCTCACACTCACTGGCTCCAGCTTGTCATCTTCTGGCATTTAACCCAGCCCATTCAGTGCTGCGCTCTTAGATGCTGTTTAGCCACTTGACGTGATGGGTGTCATGACGCATGTGGTGATTGCAGACCCTTGTGTATATGATGCTGCCAGAACATGTCTGATGGTTTGTGTCTCTCTCTTGCCAGAACATGGACTCTGATAAGGAGAAGGAGCTGGAGCGCGCCGCCAGGATAGAGGCCAGTCTGAGGGAGAGGGAGCGCGAGGTGCAGAAGGCCCGCTCTGAGCAGACCAAGGAGATCGATAGAGAACGGGAGCAGCACAAGCGGGAGGAAGCCATCCAGCACTTCAGAGCCCTCATGTCTGATATGGTGAGCACACACCATCAACTCAAGTTTGTTCACCCAATAAGGGACCAACAGGACTACATTTGCAGCTGAGAACTTGGGTGAACCAAACATTTGTTTAGATTAAACCCAGTTTGATATGGCCACTGAAAGATCAACTCAACCAGGCTGATCAGAGACAAGAAAGGAACCTTCATTTTTAGATTGACCTTGTTAATGTCCAGACTTGTGCACTGGTTATTATGTGGACGAAGAACCATGTGCCAGATCCTAATGCTGGTGTGTGTTGTGATCAGGTGCGGTCGTCTGACGCGTCGTGGTCTGACACCCGTCGTAACCTGCGTAAGGACCACCGCTGGGAGTCTGCCTCTCTGCTGGAGAGAGATGAGAAGGAGAAACTGTTCAACGAACACGTGGAGGCGCTCtccaagaagaagaaggagaacttCAGACAGCTACTGGACGAGACCGTCATGGTGAGGGACAACGTTTGGGCTGGTGTTACGCTCTCATTACAGGGTACACCGACACGGCTTCTTTTAAATGTAAACTCACTGCAGTCCATCTGTGTATGAACACGCTGCCGATATAAAGGTGTCACTGTAAACCTCAAGTCATATCCTGTATGCATGTCATTCAGATATAGCGTATTATCCTGTGAGGAATGACTTGGTAGTACGTGCTTTGATTGACTGTTTGCCACAGATCACACTGACCACCACATGGAAGGAGGTAAAGAAGATCATTAAAGAGGACCCTCGCTGTATCAAGTTCTCCAGTAGTGACAGAGTAAGACCTTTCTCTTTTACGTTACTGTCTACTGGTTGTTTCAGCTACCCATGTCCCCCGTTGACACCAGGCAAAGACGCTGAGGGGTTTGTCTTCTTTTGATTTGTAGAAAAAACAGAGGGAGTTTGAAGACTACATCAAAGACAAGTACATCACAGCCAAAGCTGACTTCAGAACACTTCTGAAAGAGACCAAGTTCATCACGTACAGGTGAGTACAGCAACACGGGCTGGATTGTGACATTCTTTCACTGGTAGCTGAGGGAATAAGGTTCCAATTGACATGTATCATAAGTTGGTTCATTTTAATGGCATTTATACTAGAGTTTTAAACAATTGCTCGATCGATTTTGAGTCAGTAGGAGGTGCTATTGGTCCATTTGCACTGCTGCTTTACTGACTCCTCCCCCCATTTTTGTCCTCCTCTCAGGTCGCGGAAGTTGCTCCTGGAGTCTGAGCAGCACCTGAAGGACGTGGAGAAGGTTCTGCAGAACGACAAGCGTTACCTGGTGCTGGACTGTGTCCCGGATGAGAGGAGAAAACTCCTCATGTTCTACATGGAGGACCTGGACCGCCGtggtccccctcctccccccaccgCCTCGGAGCCCACGCGGCGCTCCACCAAGTGACCACAGAGAATCAGAGCATCAACTAGCCCTGCACCTGTTCTAGTGCAGCATTCAAACTGTGGTAAACCTGGAACCATCCATCCCTGTATTTATTAAAGCATCGTTAGTGCAGCGCTgtggctctcctctcctgcccacGGGGCCTGACTACTGTAACCCCTGACATCTGACCTTCGGCTCAGCTGAGGTCAAAGGGATAGGCGTAGTAATGCATCTGTGGTTTTCAATCTGCTGCAGCCACCTATGACATATAAGACAACGATGTAAATGATGAATTCTGCTGTTTCTGTGACTCAAGGTATTGCAGGCCTTAGTAACTGTTTTGAGTGCGTCGTTGACATCTACCAACTCACAGTACAGTTTGAATGTTAACGTTTCTTCTCAGTGGTTTAATTTTGATGCGTCGCTTTTTCTGTACATGTTTACTGGAATAAaggcaactttttttttttacaatgtagTCCTGTGATATGTTAATGGTTAAACATTTTAGATACATTTTCTCAACTCCATTCCTGGGATCACTGAGCCCATAATAAAGACATGAATATTTAGGTGTACCTATTTTTTTATTTGACATTTTGaatttgttttttatatataaaaaaaaattgaacAAAAAGCTTGCTACATTGTTTTAATCAATACTACCCAGTAACATATGTTCCTCTGCATGTTTGTTTTAAAACCTTCATGAAGAGAAATAATAAATAAGTGAAGAGGGGGCCAGGAGAAGAGGTCAAAAGGTGTCAAGCGCACCATCTCTAGCGTCTGGGCATGTCATCTCAGGGATGCAAAGGTTATGAGTTCATCTCCCCAATGCAAAGCTTCTAAGGAACAAAAACAAGTATCATTCCTGCTTTTATGTGCATAACAAACTACAGCAACAACTTAGAGGGAGAAAATTGTAAAATGGAAAGACAAAATAGATGACAGCCATCGTTTTTGAGTGTTCTGGATACAACAGAGGGCAACCCTGGATTTACAACAACATGGGTGCAAGTCTCAGAGCTGCAAAGCTGTCAGTGTCTCGTCACAAGTTGCAGTGCGGCCAGAGATTCTCAGCCTTGCGGCCCTCTCCCAGTCCCCAGGTGAGCGTGGTCAGCCAGGGGGCGCTCTGCTGGTCTGTGCTGCTCTGCTCTCCAGCCATCCAACCTTAGTTGACCTTGTCTTGGAATATGTAGAGGTTGTTGGTGGCGGCCACGGCGATGATGTTCTCAGAGGGGTGCCAGGCGGTGTGCAGGATCTTCTTGCTGAAATCCAGGCTGTCCACGCTGATCTCGTCCTTACGTCTcttaccccccacacacaccttcCTGGGCTTCAGGATGGCCCGGGGCTTGCTGTTCTCCCTCGATGCCTCCAGGGTCACGTCACGCTTGGTGTTGCGGTCGAACATGCGGAAGAAGTTGTTGTACGAGCCGGTCATGATCACACTGCGGAGAGAGTGGCGGTTAAAAGTGAAGATGCTGCAACACATCAATCCCATTTATCCAACCTTATCTACTCATACATCCACTGACATCAATCCTAATACTGTCACTGACCTGTCAGACCCGTTCCAGACACATTCAAATTTGTCAAAGATGCAGTCGTTCTCATACAGGGAGCACAGCTTACTCCTCAGGTAGTCATGAACCTGGAAGAGAAAATCCATTGAGGTATTTTCCAGAGCCATATGTCTAGATAAATACAGTGAATTCTGAGagtattgagaccccttgacttattccacattttgttacgttacagccttattcaaaaattgatgaatttttatttatttttcatcaatctacacacaataccccataatgacagcataaacacgtttttagaaattttagcaaatgtattaaaaacaaaaaactgaaatttacattcagtaccagtcaaaagtttggacacctactcgttcaagggtttttctttatttttaaaattttctacattgtagaataatagtgaagacatcaaaactacgaaataacacatggaatcatgtagtaaccaaaaaaaagtgttaaacaaatctaaatatattttatatttgagattcttcaaatagccaccctttgccttgatgacagctttgcacactcttggcattctctcaaccagcttcatgaggtagtcacctggaatgcatttcaattaacaggtgtgccttgttaaaagttaatttgtggaatttcttcccttcttaatgcatttaagccaatcagttgtgttgtgacaaggtaagggtggtatacagaagatagccctatttggtaaaagaacaagtccatattatggcaagaacagctcaaataagcagataaatgacagtccatcattactttaagacatgaaggtcagtcaatccggaccatttcaaaaactttgaaagtttcttcaagtgcagtcgcaaaaaccatcaagcgctatgatgaaactggctctcatgaggaccgccacaggaaaggaagctgcagaggataagttcattagagttaccagcctcagaaattgcagcccaaataaatgcttcacagagttcaagtaacagacacatctcaacatcaactgttcagaggagactgtgtgaatcaggccttcatggtcgaattgctgcaaaggaaccactactaaaggacaccaataagaagaagagacttgcctgggccaagaaacacgagcaatggacattagaccggtggaaatctgtcctttggtctgatgagtccaaatgtgagatttttggttccaaccgcagtgtctttgtgagacgcagagtaggtgaacagatgatctccgcatgtgtggttcccaccgtgaagcatggaggaggaggtgtgatagtgttggggtgctttgctggtgacactgtcagtgatttatttagaattcaaggcacactttaccagcatggctaccacaacattatgccgcgatacgccatcccatctggtttgcgctttgcgggactatcatttgtttttcaacaggacaatgacccaaaacacacctacaggctgtgtaagggctatttgaccaagaaggagagtgatggagtgcttcatcagatgacctggcctccacaatcacccgacctaaccccaatggagatggtttgggatgagttggaccgcagggcaaaggaaaagcagccaacaagtgctcagcatatgtgggaactccttcaagactgttggaaaagcattccaggtgaagctggttgagagaatgccaagagtgtgcaaagctgtcatcaaggcaaagggtggctactttgaagaatctcaaatatatgttttatttgtttaacactttattggttactacatcattccatatgtgttatttaatagttttgatgtcttcactattattctacaatgtagaaaatagtaaaaataaaagaaaacccctggaataagtaggtgtgtccaaacttttgactggtactgtaagtattcataccctttactcagtactttgttgaagcacctttggcagcgattacagcctcaagtcttcttgggtatgatgctacaagcttggcacacctgttttgggaagtttctcccattcatctctgcagatcctctcaagctctgtcaggttggatggggagcgttgctgcacagctattttctggtctctccagagatgttcgatcgggttcaagtccgggctctggctggaccactcaaggacattcagagacttgtcccgaagtcactcctgtgttgtcttggctgtgtgcttagggtcgttgtcctgttggaagatgaaccttttccccagtctgaggtcctgagcgctctggagcaggttttcatcaaggatctctctgtactttgctccgttcatctttcccccgatcctgactattctcccagtccctgccgctgaaaaacatccccactggaTGATGCTGCTATCactatgcttcactgtagggatggtgccaggtttcctccagatgtgatgcttggcattcaggccaaagagttcaatcttggtttcatcagatcagagaatcttgtttctcatggtctgagtcctttagctgccttttgacaaactccaagcgggctgtcgtgccttttactgaagagtggcttccgtctggccactctaccataaaggcctgattggtggagtgttgcagagatggatgtccttctggaaggttcccgcatctccacagaggaactctggagctctgtcagagtgaccatcgggttcttggtcacctccctgactaaggcccttctccctcgattgctcagtttggccggacggccagctctaggaagagtcttggtggttccaaacttcttccattaaagaatgatggaggccactgtgttctcggggacctgtaatgttgcagacattttttggtacccttctccagatctgtgcctcgacacaatactgtctcggagctctatggacaattccttcgacctaatggcttgttctttgctctgacatgcactgtcaactgtgggaccttatatagacaggtgtgtgcctttccaaatcatgtccaatcaattgaatttaccacaggtggactccaatcaagttgtagaaacatctcaaggatgatcaatggaaataggatgcatctgagctcaatttcaagtctcatagcaaagggtctgaatacttatgtaaattaggtatttctgttttttatttttaatacatttgcaaacatttcaaaaacctgttttcactttgtcattatgggttattgtgtgtagattgatggggattTTTATTGAATGAATCccttttataataaggctgtaacgtaacaaagtgtggaaaaagggaaggggtctgaatactttccgaatgcactgtatatggctctGGTATTTTCCATTGCATAATTATTTTGGAACCCAACAAGAATGTGCAGAAATCGTTCAAAACGATGTGTGATCTATGGTGTATCAAGGTCTTGGCACATCCAGAAAAGTGACGAGGGAGTGGTATACTCTACCTGGTAGGTCTCCAGAGGTTTGCTCTCCATGTTGAGGTCCCACACCTTGACCGTGAGGTAGTCCCGTGTGATCAGGTAGCGGCCACTGTGGCTGAACTTAACGTCTGAGATGGATGAGATGATCTCGGAGAAGAAGGAGCGGTTAC
Encoded proteins:
- the LOC121579186 gene encoding serine/threonine-protein phosphatase 2A 55 kDa regulatory subunit B beta isoform isoform X4, producing the protein MVSNFLLSTNDKTVKLWKVSERDKRPEGYNLKDEDGRIRDPTTITALRVPVLQPMDLMVEATPRRVFSNAHTYHINSISVNSDYETYMSTDDLRINLWNLEITNRSFNIVDIKPTNMEELTEVITAAEFQPNQCNTFVYSSSKGSIRLCDMRASALCDNHSKLFEEPEDPSNRSFFSEIISSISDVKFSHSGRYLITRDYLTVKVWDLNMESKPLETYQVHDYLRSKLCSLYENDCIFDKFECVWNGSDSVIMTGSYNNFFRMFDRNTKRDVTLEASRENSKPRAILKPRKVCVGGKRRKDEISVDSLDFSKKILHTAWHPSENIIAVAATNNLYIFQDKVN